The Rhizobium viscosum genomic sequence CGTGTCCCAGAGCACAGGCAGCACCGCGAGCGAAAGTCCGGCGGCAATGAAGACGCGCAATTGCTCCGGAACACGGGCGGAAGAAAAACCCGGAAGGGTCAGCACGCAACCACCGATCCGGCAAAAAACCAGAAACAGCGCCAGAACTGTCCCTTGCGGGTCTGAAATCATGAAATCGAGCCCAGAATCTTGATTTCGATGCCCTTGGCGAGTTCCACATGCGAGAGGACGGGAAGCGTTGCGAAGAGTCGCTCGATGATCATGCGGACATAGGAGCGTGTTTCCGGCGACGTGACAAGGGCGAATGGCAGGCCTCTGTCCATGAATTCACGGATAACCTTCGTGGCCTGCTCGCTGAACTCTTCCAGAGTGCGCGGGTCGATGTCGAATTCGACGACTTCGCCCTTGGCATCGCGCTTGAGCGCCTGGTGGAAGGCAAGGTCCCATTTGCTTCCGAGCCGCAGGACGCGCAGCACGCCGTTGTCGGCAAGGTCGCCGCAGAGCTGCTGGGCCATGCGGATACGGACGTGCTCGACGATCTGCTCCGTCTTTCTGACATGCGGGGCAAGTTCGGCAACCGCTTCCAGAATGAGGTGAAGATTGCGGATCGAGACACGCTCGGCAAGAAGCAGTTTCAGCACCGCTTGCAGGCCTGAATAGGACATGTGCGACGAGCAAATCTCGTCTGCGAGCTTCTTATACTCAGGGTCGAGACGATCGATCAGGATCTTCACGTCCTTGTAGGAGAGAAGCTGCGGCAGATTGTTTCTGATAACCTCGCTCATATGCGTCAGTACGACCGAGACGTTGTCGATCGGCTGGAAGCCTTCGCGTTTCAAATCTTCGGCGAAGTTTTCGAGGATCGAAACAGCCGGCATGCCGAATGCGGGTTCGCGGATTTCGTCGCCCGGAATGCTCGGCTTGCGGCCGGCGCCAGTGACGACGAGAACTTCGCCGACACGCAGCAGGTTGGAGGCGACCGTCGTGCCGTGGATGCGGATCTGGTACGACTTTTCGGGGATGCCGATATCATCAGTGACCTTGATTTCCGGCACGACGAAACCGTACTGCGTCGCAAACTTCTTGCGCATCTTGCCGACGCGGAAGGCGAGCTCCTGATGGGCGCCCAGAAGGCGGGTCGAAACCATCTTGCCGAGAGCAAGCTCGATTTCGGAGGTGCGGAGAACCGACTTGACCGAGTCCTTTTCGAGCTCCTTGTTCTGGACAACCTTCTTTTCCTCGGCATCACGACGGATCTTGTTCTCGGCTTCGATCTGACGCGGAATGAACCAGGCGCCGAAGGCGAGAAGACTGCCGAGGATCACGAAGGGGACAAACGGCAGGCCCGGCATCAGGGCCAGGACGAACATCAGCACGGCCGAGACGGAGAGCGCGCGGGGATAGCCGCTCAGCTGATTGACGACCGCCTGGTCGGTGGAGCCGGTGGTGCCGCCGCGCGAAACGAGAAGGCCGGCGGCGAGCGAGACGATGAGAGCCGGCATCTGCGAGACGAGGCCATCACCGACCGACAGCTTGACGAAGACGTCGGCCGCTTCGCCGATCGGCATGCCGTGGCGGAAGTAACCGATGATGATGCCGCCGAAGACGTTGATAGCGGTAATGAGAAGGCCTGCGACCGCGTCACCGCGAACGAATTTCGACGCACCGTCCATGGCACCGAAGAAGGAGCTTTCCTCTTCCAGTTCCTTGCGGCGGCGCTGCGCTTCCTTCTCGTCGATGATACCGGCCGAAAGATCCGCATCGATCGACATCTGCTTGCCGGGGATGGCGTCCAGGGTGAAACGCGCGCCGACTTCCGCGATACGCGTCGCGCCCTTGGTGATGACGATGAAGTTGATCGTGATGAGGATCAGGAAGACGATCAGACCGATGACGAAGTCGCCGGACATGACGAGGCTTGCGAAGCCGGCGATGACGCCGCCGGCCGCATCGTGCCCCTCGTTGCCATGTGAAAGGATGACGCGCGTCGTCGCAATGTTCAGCGCCAGTCGCGTCATCGTCGCTATCAGAAGAATGGTCGGGAAGGACGAGAAATCGAGCGGCTTCTGTATCCACAATGCGACCATGAGGATCAGCACCGAGAAGGCGATCGAGAATGCCAGACCCATGTCGATCAGAAACGGTGGGATCGGCAGGAAGAGGATGCAGATGATACCGACGATGCCCATGGCAAAGCCGATGTCACGCATGCTCGGAGCGACTTTCGGAAGGGGTAGTGCAGGTGGTTGCGCCATAACGATTCCGTCTCTTCATGAGAGGAGGCGAACATCGGAGTCCGCCCAGTTCGGATCGACAGTTAAATGGCGAAGCTTGCGCGAAGTTGGCTCAGAAGCCGGACTGGATTCGCGAGAAGACCAGATTGGTAAAAATGGAAATCTGGGAGCCCACGAAAGGGGCAGAAATACCGACCGTCACCAGAACGGCGACGATCTTCGGGACGAAGGTGAGTGTCGCTTCCTGCACTTGTGTGAGCGCCTGGATCAGCGCGATCACGAGACCGACGACCATCGCCGCAATGACCGCAGGCCCCGCGGCAACGAGAACGGTCCAGATCGCAGCCTGGAACAGGTCGAGTGCATCAGCTTCATTCATCGTCAGGCAACCTCATATCGCCTTGAAAGCGGTCAGCCCGGCTTAGCCGGACTGGTATTTTGTGGCCTCATCCAAACAAATTGGGCGTTAGACGCCATCCGTTTCATCGGTGCCGGAGTCATCTCCGGATCCATCCGAATCGCTGTCGTTATCCGCGGTTTTGGTCGGCGCCGAATCGGAAAGCGAGATACCTGCCTGAATGAGAATCTTACCGCCATTGTCGAGCGTTGCAATGAGGCCGTCGGAATAAACCTTGACGGATTCGACCATGCCCTTGGTCTTGCCGTCGGCGCTTTCCATGTACTTGCCGACATAGGCGCTTGCCTGGGTCAGGCTGGAGCTCGTCAGCAGCGTGTCAAGCTTCGAGTTCGTCTGGATCGTCTGCTCGACCTGTGAGAAGCTTGCGAGCTGCGACATCTGCTCGCTGGCATCCATCGGATCGGTCGGATCCTGGTTTTTCATCTGCGCGACGAGCAACTGAAGGAAGTTGTCGTAGTTCAGCGTGGCCTTCTGCTGCGCGGTATTGGACGAGCCATACGTGCTGCTGCCTCCACCTACGCTCTGAGTTCCATCTACCGCCATGGTGCGATCTCCCTGCGAATCTGCTCGACCATTGTCGGGGGCAACTCGTGATTGTTGAGAATGCCGTCTTCGATCGCGTAGAGACCGCGGATCGCCTTCAGCGCGTCGAAGGCGCGGCCGGTCGAAACGAGTGCGTCGATACGCTTCAGCTCGGCGAGGATTTCCTCGTTCTTGAAGCAGGTGAGCAGCATCGTGATCGACTTGCGGAACATCGCCGTCGAATGTTCCTTGCCCTCGGGATTGATGAGGATCATCTGGGCAATGAAGTAGAGCTGGCGAAGCGGCGTGGTCGCGCCTTCCGGCTGAAGCACGTGATTTTCGAGAAGAAACGTCACATCATTCAGGAATTCCAGTGCGACCTTACGGTCGACACGCAGGACAGCGCCGTTGATGAAGATTCTTTCTCCGGCTTTCAGAGAAATGCGAAGTGTACTTTTCATTTAAGTCCATCCCTGATGATGGTGGTAACGTCGATGATGCCCTGGTAGTTATTCGACTGACGTTTTCTAATTCGGTCGCATTCTTTCAATATCCAGATTGCAATCGAGATGAGGTTGGCCCTGAGCTCGACTTCCAGCTGGTTGTCGGGATGTTTCAAATCCTCGATGAAGCTGATCCACACTCTTCTTGTATAAAAGAGAGCTTCAATAGACTCCCGGCTGTACTTCTCTTTGTCGCGCGCCACCGAAAGCAGTTCGATCGAACGTTCGAGAACCTGCCATTCCCGCTCTTTCGCGTCGGCAACCGAGTCTTGCATGACCTCGGCATAAGAGAACTGATACATTCATGCATCCTTCTTTATATTGCGCGCCTTTGATCATCAAAGGTAGTTCACGAGGCTCAACTGCTGGATCTTCGATACGATCGTGTAAGCGGTTTCGAGCTGTGTTTCCAAAGTCTTGACAAGGGTCGAGGCCTCATAGGGATCGACGCCCTGGATATCGACGAGCTTGGTCTGCATGATATTTGCCTGGGCATCGAGGGCGTCATTCGCCTTCTCGACACGTTCCTGTGACAGACCAAGCTGACTGCCCTGAGTGACGATACCCGAGGTGGCTCTAGTCGTATAGGTGATCGCCTTTGAAGAAACCGCGCTCATCGCGTCCGTGCTGAGGTTCTGGCCCATCAGCGCAGAGGTCACTACTGTCGCCAGAGCGAAGTAACGCATGCCCTCGGAATTGGCATTGGTCGAGGATTCAACGACTTCCGAATTGCTGATACGGCTCGTCATGTTCTGACTGGACGCCTTGGACCAGCCGGTGGTCGGATCCGTCCAGGCAGCTTCGCTGAACATCGGCTCGACCGTAGTCTCGATAAAGGCCTTCATCTCAGCGCCGGTGAGCTGGTTGACCGGCTTCGGCGTCGGCAGGGTTGCCGCATAGTTAGTCAGAGCTGTCACGATCGCTGCCGAAGTCGCGGCCGTCTTATCCGTCAGCGGCTGGATGTCAGTGTTGATGCCGGCGAAGAGGTATTCGCCATTCACCATCGAGTTCGACGTGTCCATCATCGTGGAGAGCGCGCTCGTGGCCGACTGGATTGCGACGGTGATGCTGCCCGGATCGTGGCTGCTCTGTAGGGCGGTCAGCTTGGAGAGGAAGCTATCGCCCGCCTTCTTCATTTTATCGAGCCCGGTTTGAGCCGATTCCATGCGGGCGTCGACGAGAGCATTGCTCAGCTTGATCGATTTGATACGGTCGACTTCGCGCGTGAAGTCGATGCTCTTGGCTGCATAACCCCCAAGCGACACACCAATATCAGCGTAGGTGCCGGTGGTCGCTTCCATCGTCGCCTTCGTCATCTGGTTCTGCGCCTGGCGGATCGTCAACCGCATGGCGTTCTGGATGGCCGAACTTGAAATAAATGAGCTCTTCATGGCTTAACTCGCAATATCCAGCAATGCTTTCAACATTTCATCAACGGCGTTCAAAATCTTGGTCGCCGCCTTGTAGGACTGCTCTATGTCGAGAAGGAGCGTCAGTTCCTCATCGAGGTTGACGCCGGTTTCGTTGGAATAAGCTTCATCGGTTCGTGCTGCGGCAGCCTGGGTATTTTCCGCCGCGGTCGTCGCGTTGCTGCGGTTCTGTTCGAGCCAGCCGATAGAATTGGTGGCAAAGGTCAGGATGCTGACATTGGTGTCCAGACCGGTATTCGGATCGAATGGAATCCCCGAATCCATCGACGTATAAAGACGGTCGAGTTCCGCGGTATAACCGCTCGAACCCGTCGGGTTCGCGGCCGTGCTGCTCGCATTGATGTTTCCGTCACGCAACCGCATCGGATCGCCGCCCTTGGAGGTGACGACACGGTCGTTGATCGCAATCGTTCCGGCGATGCCTTTGATGACAGTACCAGCCGGCGGAACCCCGCCTGCAGTGCCGGTCGTCGGGTTTGTCCAGACGAAGAGGCCAGGATTGCCATCCTCCTGGTAAAGGTTCACAAGGCCGCGAGCGACTTCATCAAGCTGGCTCTGGAAAGTCGGTGCGATATCGTCGCGGATCTGCAGAAGCGAAGCCAGGCTACCCTTCGCATTGGTCGTCGAGCCCGAGCCCATATTGACGGCCACACCATCGACAAAGACCTTTTTGCCGACTGTGTCAGCCGCATAGGACTGCGTCGGCTCGAAGCTGACCGTGCGCGGGATCGTCTCGAACAGCGTCGTGCCGTCACCTGTGTAGAGCACCATATCGTTGTTAGCGCGTGTCGCTGTAGACACGCCAACGATCTGGTTAATCTGCTTGAGGACCTTTTCACGCTCATCGAGAGCGCTCGAAGGATCCTCATCGCCTGCCGTTGCCTTCTTGACCGCGTTGTTGGCCGTCTCGAATTGCTTCAAGAGACTGTTCAGCGAGTCGACCTGGTTCTTGATCTGCTTGTCGGCATCTGCACGCTGCTGCTGCACCGCCTTGGAGGCATTGTTCAGCGAGGTCACGACGTCCTGTGCTGCCGTAATCGCACCCTGGGCAGCAATAAGATCGCCCGGGGTGGCGCGGAAAGTGCCGAGCTTGTCGCGAAAGGTGCGGAGGGCAGTTTCAGGCGAAGTTTCGTTATCGTTGCCACCCATGATCGACTTCAGATCTTCAAGGCCGCTCAACAGGGTCTGCTGAGCGCTGTCCTGTGAGGACGCCTTGAGATACTGTTTCAGCAGCGCATCTTCCTGTGCGCGGCTGATCTTGACCACCTGGGCGCCGTTCAGCGAGGTGGTGAGCATCGCCTGCCGGCGCACATAGTCCTTGTTGCCGGCATTCGAGATATTGTTCGATACGATGCTGCTCTGCGCGCCCGTATTGTTGAATATGCTCTGCGCGGTGTTAAGTGCTGAAGTGAGCGACATGGCTTACCCGTTACCCTTATTAACGCTTGAGGTTGACGAGGACGTCCATGAGATCGGAACCCGTCTGGAACACCTTGGAGTTGGCGGTGTAGCTGCGCTGGGATTCGATCATTTCGGTCAGTTCGCCGGCAAGGTCGACGTTCGAGCCTTCGAGAGCGCCCGACTGGATCTTGCCGAAGCCGCTGGTCTGCGGGAAACCGGTGACGGTCACGCCCGATCTGCCGTTGGCCGAGTAAACATTGCCGGACATCAGCGTCAGCAGGTCCGGGCTCGGAACGTTAGCAAGCGGGATCTGGAAGACCGGCTTGGTGCTGCCGTCATCATACTTGGAATACACGATACCATCAGCATCGATGGTGATATCGACCGGCGAATTCGCGCCCTGGCCGTCGACGTTACCTGTACCAGAAAAATTGTCGCCAACCTGGGAAAGATCGAGCTTCATCTTAATGGTGAGGCCCGTCTTCGGATCGACGATGTTTGTCGTCGACGGAGCCGCCGGGACCGTCATCTGGCCTTTGTCATTGAACTCGATAGTGGTGACATTGACCGCCGGAGACGTATAGGGGAACGAGCTCGTGCCCGTCGTCGCCTTGTCGGCATTGCGGTAGACTGCCATTTCCCACCGGGTCGTGCCCGCTGCAGGATCGGGAACCCTCGTGTAGTAGATGTCGTACATCACCTTACTACCGAGCTTGTCGTAGGTGACCATCGAGTATTTCTGTGTGTCGGAACTCACCGTAGCGGAGTTTGCGCTCGGCAGGTTGGCCGGAGCCGTCACAATCTTTGCGCCGGGCTTCAGGTTGCCGGTCCAGGTACCGTTTGCGGTCGGAACGGCTTCCAGCTTCTGGTCACCGAGGACGTTGATCGGAACGAGACCATCAAATCCGTTGACGACGACTGCCGGAGCCGAGGAACCCCACGGATAGCCCATGAGCGTGAAGCCGGCCGAGTTGACGAGGTTGCCGCTGTCGTCCTTCGTAAAGTCGCCGGCGCGCGTCAGGACGGGAACGCCATCGCCGCCCTGGACGATGAAGAAGCCGTCGCCGGAAATTGCGAGGTCATAACCGGAGGTCGTGTAGGAAATGTCGCCCTGGTCGGAAACAGCCTGGCGAACCGTCGTCGTCACGCCGCCCGAGTTGTAGTTACCGGAGCCCGATGGCAGGACCAGCGACGAGAACGCGGTCGAAACTGCCTTGTAGCCGCTGGTGTTCACATTCGCGATATTATCGGAGACGGTGCTGAGGCGGTTCGCCTGCGCGTTCATCCCCGATACTGCCGTCTTCATGCTGCCGAAAATGCTCATCTGAAAACCTCGTTTTACCTGTTAAGTGCAACAGTATTTGGCGGGCCTTGCGTGAAGCTGTCTGTTGTGCCGGGTCGCCGATCGAAATATTCCGGCTTTCCCGCGCGGCACGACCCGCGCCGAAAAATCAATTCCAATCAATGCAATAGCCAAGGAAACGCTTGGAATCGACCGGATCGACACCGAGCTTCTTGCGCAGCTTCTTGCGCAGCTTAGAGATGTGGCTTTCAACGACGTTTTCTTCGACTTCCTCGTCGAAAATGCCGTAGATCGCATTGAAGATCTGGGTCTTGGTGACGCGACGGCCGCGATTGGCAATCAAGTATTCGAGGATGCGGCGCTCGCGGCGCGGCAAGGCGAAAGTTTCGCCGTTGATTTCCGGATCGCGCCCGTCGGAGAAGACGCGGATGGCGCCGATGTCGGTATAGTTTGCGATCGCCTTCAGGCGACGACGGATTGCAGCGGCGCGCGCGAGAATCTCACGCGGATGCACCGGCTTGCGTACAACGTCGTCCACGCCGCAGTCGAAAAGGGCAAGCGTGTTTTCGAGCGACGGCTGGTCGCTGACCGCGATCACGGGCGCCATCGAGCGATCCCTGATCGCACGCGGCAGTTCCATGGCGCGCTGTCCCTGGCCGATCAGGAATGCCTCGACCGCAGCGATATCTGAATCAGCCGCTGTCTGCACCCATTCGCCGAATTCATTGGGATCAAAGCCGGTTGAGGGAATGCCCTCACGGCCAAAGAGAGAAGTGTAACCATCCTTCACGAGCTCACGCTCATCAACCACTACGATCATTCGTCCGCCTCCGAATCAGTGTGGCACATCGATGATCTATGGATACGAATCGCGCGAATCAGCGGCTACTCGTGAAAGTTAATGGCGGAAATTAATAATTGATTAAGAATTGGGTACCGATTTGATCTACATATAGTAGGTCGATCACGTTATGCACACAAAAATTTCGTGGAAAAGTTAACGCTCGCTTAATTACGCCTTGCAAGCAGGAATCGCGCCGGATTCTCGCCACACTTTGACACAGTTCGGTCATAATTGGTGAATTCAATTATTAATTGAATTAATTTCCGCAGAAATTACTCGCATTGGGAGTCCACTTGCCGTAGCCGGTGGCGACCAGATTTGCGATGACGCGGCAGACATATTGCTTCTGCGCCGGATTGTTGTTCGGTCCCGCGTGGTATCTGGCTACCGCCATCGTCCACGTTTCGTGACGGTCGTGCAGGTTGCGCAGGAACTTCGCGGCATATTCCACGTTGCGGTGAGGATCGAACATTTCCTCCACGGAGCTGAAGTTCTCGCCGTGGAAATAGTGATTGATCTGCATACATCCGATATCGATAAGCTTCGCACCGCCCCTGCTGGCGGTGTCGAATTGCCGCAACGCGGCCTGCTCTGAAGCTGGAAACAGAGCCTTGCCCTCGACGTTCATCGCATAGGGATAGAGCGATCCCTTGCGCCCGGTTTCCGTCAAGCCGACCGAATAGAGAATGCCCTCAGGGATTCCGTATTTGGCCGCAGCAGACTGGATCTCGCGCTCGCAGGCGCCTGTGGAGGCGGATGCGCTAGAGGTAAACGCTGCCAGGGCGGCTGCCGCCAGCGTCGACAGCAGAAGCGTTCTCAACACCGTTGCCGCTCGCACCATTGAAGCCTCCATCCGTCTGCCGCGCTGTCTGGTTCTGGCGCTCGCGCGCCTCGCCGCCCTGGCCTTGCTGGGCGAGCGACTGTTGCTGCTGCTGGGAAGCCTGTCCCTGGCTGTTTGCCTGATTGCCGGCATCAGCTCGCTCTACTGGGGCCATGCTGATGGTCACGTTATCGACCGCATAGCCCTGGCTGCGCAGCGCCTCGAGGATCTTGCCGTGATCTTCCTTGAGCTGGCGATAGGCCGCGCCGGTCTCGACCTTGAGATCGACGTTCAGCGTATCGCCCGACAGACGCATCGTGGCCGTGACGAGACCAAGATCGATCGGGCTCATCTGGATCTTGAGAGTGTTCACCACCTTGCCGGTGCTCGTCCATTCGGCGGCGTTCGACAGAGCAGAACTCGGCTGCATGGCCTGCGCCCATTCCTTGTCACCCGAAAGCGCTGCTGTCACGTTTGCGGAATTCGGGTTCTGAACAAGACCGAGATAGCGACGTGATTCCAGAACGGAGACATTTTCGACGCTCGACTTTCCCGACTTCTCGCCGGGTTGCTCGGCACCGATATGCATATCCATCGACTGGCCGCGGCCATCGGCGCGGCTGATCCTGAACGTCTTGCCTTCGACGCCTTCGGCATTCTCCGTTCCCGGCACGCGCGCGTCGTTGCCATGCGAGGCAACGGCTGCCAATGCATCCGACACATGCGCATCAGCCTTGGTACCGTTTATGCCTTCATCCTTGGCGTCTTTCTTGCCGGCCGTAGCGTCATCCGCCTTCGCGACGGCATGATGAGCAGAAGCCTGCAGAACTGCCGCGGTATCACCGGGCTCCTTCTTCAGCAGGCCGAGAACATCGGTGATATCGCCATCGCCGGGCTCCGCGTCCGCGCCTGCATCGACAGTGGCGTCGCCGCCAAGCGCACTGGTCTTGACCTGCTTGCCAGGCTTGCCCACTGCCTGAGCAGCGGTCTCGGCTACCTGATCCTTGCTCCCCGACTTGCCCAGTCCAAACGCACCTGCGTCCTTGTCCCTGTCCCTTACAGACTTCACAGGCATCTTGCCGGTGTTTGCAATGGTTTCAGACTGCACGTCCACCTGTCCCTGGAGCGAGGCGTCGTTCAGATCGATCAGCGGCTTCGGATTGCGGCCGCGCAGATTCTGCGCCACGGTCTCGGCACCGTCACTGGCGCCCTGCTGATCGGCCGTATCGACGGTATCCGCATCCTGATCATTGTTGCCGGCCTTGGAGAGGACATCCGAGAAGCCGCCATTCTGATCCGCAGCCTCGCCTTTACCGGTCCCCCGACCGGATCTTACGGACGCAGACGCATCCGTGCCGGGCGCTCCGCCCGAGACGCTGATATCCATCATCATCTTACTTGCCTTCTTGGGCCAGGAGACCGTCGATTTCGTCGAGCTTGGATCGATTGGTCGTCACGAAAGAGGTGAATGAAGGGTCGACATCCTGGCCTCCCGTGCCAGCAGAAGCCTCACCTTCGACAACAGGTTCCTTGGAGACGCCGTGCGCTCCTTGCGGCTGCGCAGCCGTGGGGGCTGCAGCCTGTTCAGAAGTAATTTCTTGATTAGTATTATTAGGGGTGGAGCCTTGCGTCAGGCTTGCCGGATCCGGAGCCCTCAATATCTGCTCGGCAACAGAGCGTGCGGCTGCTTGCAACGCCTGGTCCTGCGGCGAGAGCGACGCACCGGAGATATTGGCGATATATTTGGCGGCCTGGTCAATATCGTCGGTCGGGACGTTCGCCATGCCATTATAGAAATCGGCCAGCGGTCCGAACGGATTGTCCGTCCCCTCGCCTAGCGACTGAACGCGCTGGGCAGCCATGCGGGCGAGATCGGGCTTTCCGGCAATCGCGGCGGCGCGCGCGACGCGCAGGTAGACCTCGCGCTGACGCGGCGCGTCCATGAAGGACAGGATATCGACGACCGTCTGCGGATCGACATCGTGATCGTGGCTGACGATCAGCTTCACGAAAAGATCTGCGAACTGGCTGGCATAGGGCGAATGGAGGAAGCGGCGGACATAGCGTTGCGAATAGGCAAGTCCCTTGTCGACCTGCCCGGTTTCCACACAGATGGCGACCGAGCGGCGCAGTGCCGCCTCCTCGATGATCGTGCCGGGTGCATTGAGCCGCGCCCTGTCATACAGCGTAAGAGCGTCCACTGGCTTCGTGGCGATTAGCACATTGCCGCCGATCAGCGCCAGATACGGGCCGATCTTCTTGCCCTCATATTCCTTGGCAGTCTCTTCCAGCGTCTTGGAAACGAGCAGGCCCTTGCCGCCCAGATATTTCCGCAACACGTCGGTAACGCGATTGTCGAAGTAGCCGTTGACGTCATGGGCGGCTAGATATTCCAGCGTCTGAGGATTGCCGCCGCTCATCACATAGATCAACGCGGCATCGACATTGCGGTCGTCATCGTAGACGGACGGGTCGACGTTGCGCAGGCGCTGATCGATCTTGCCAAGCATGAAGCGCTGCATTTCACCGGCGGAATGATCGCCGGCTACAACC encodes the following:
- the fliK gene encoding flagellar hook-length control protein FliK, producing the protein MMDISVSGGAPGTDASASVRSGRGTGKGEAADQNGGFSDVLSKAGNNDQDADTVDTADQQGASDGAETVAQNLRGRNPKPLIDLNDASLQGQVDVQSETIANTGKMPVKSVRDRDKDAGAFGLGKSGSKDQVAETAAQAVGKPGKQVKTSALGGDATVDAGADAEPGDGDITDVLGLLKKEPGDTAAVLQASAHHAVAKADDATAGKKDAKDEGINGTKADAHVSDALAAVASHGNDARVPGTENAEGVEGKTFRISRADGRGQSMDMHIGAEQPGEKSGKSSVENVSVLESRRYLGLVQNPNSANVTAALSGDKEWAQAMQPSSALSNAAEWTSTGKVVNTLKIQMSPIDLGLVTATMRLSGDTLNVDLKVETGAAYRQLKEDHGKILEALRSQGYAVDNVTISMAPVERADAGNQANSQGQASQQQQQSLAQQGQGGEARERQNQTARQTDGGFNGASGNGVENASAVDAGGSRPGSVYL
- the motC gene encoding chemotaxis protein MotC → MTRRQHRYFRYAVFGLAMMSPAVGHAADADDLAPYKMLRSLQFVQDSVVAGDHSAGEMQRFMLGKIDQRLRNVDPSVYDDDRNVDAALIYVMSGGNPQTLEYLAAHDVNGYFDNRVTDVLRKYLGGKGLLVSKTLEETAKEYEGKKIGPYLALIGGNVLIATKPVDALTLYDRARLNAPGTIIEEAALRRSVAICVETGQVDKGLAYSQRYVRRFLHSPYASQFADLFVKLIVSHDHDVDPQTVVDILSFMDAPRQREVYLRVARAAAIAGKPDLARMAAQRVQSLGEGTDNPFGPLADFYNGMANVPTDDIDQAAKYIANISGASLSPQDQALQAAARSVAEQILRAPDPASLTQGSTPNNTNQEITSEQAAAPTAAQPQGAHGVSKEPVVEGEASAGTGGQDVDPSFTSFVTTNRSKLDEIDGLLAQEGK